The Pseudomonas protegens genome contains the following window.
GGCTGGAGCCGGTCAAGGTGCGGCACCTGGCTTATCCTGATCAGGGGCGGGCAGCCCGGACAGATCTGTGGCCGGTAAAAATGATCCGATGGGACAGACTTTTTTCGCCTTGCCCGCGGTCAACATCCTTCAAGGATTCAATAACCGGAGTCATGGCTGATGAGTGAGCGCAAGGCACTGTTGATACTGCACGGCAAACAGGCCCTCAACGACGAGGTCCGCGCGGCGGTCGAGGCCAAGCGGGCCGAAGGCTGGGACTTGTCGGTGCGGCTGACCTGGGAGGCGGGGGATGCCCGGCGCCTGGTGGATGAAGGGCTGGCCGCCGGCCACACGCGGCTGATTGCCGGCGGCGGTGATGGCACTTTGCGCGACATCGCCGAGGCCCTGGCCAACGCCCCGAACCCGGCCAGCCTGGTGCTGCTGCCACTGGGCACGGCCAATGATTTTGCCCGGGCCGCCGGGGTGCCGCTGGAGCCGGCCGCCGCCCTGGAACTGCTGGAGGTTGCTCCCCGGGCCGTCGATCTGGGGGAGGTGGGCGGGCAGATTTTTCTCAATATGGCCACCGGCGGCTTCGGCAGTCAGGTGACCGCCAACACTTCGGAAGACCTGAAGAAAGTCCTCGGCGGTGCTGCTTATCTGTTTACCGGGCTGTCGCGTTTTGCCGAGCTGAGCGCGGCCTATGGCGAGTTGCAGGGGCCGGATTTCCACTGGCGCGGCGAACTCCTGGCCCTGGGCATCGGCAATGGCCGGCAGGCAGGAGGCGGGCATGAACTGTGTCCGGGCGCCCTGGCTGATGACGGTTTGCTGGATATCAGCATCCTGCCGGCCCCGCAGGAACTGGTGGGCACCTTGAAGAACCTGCTGGCCGGCGGCCTGGGGATCGACAACATGTTTGTTCGTGCGCGTCTGCCCTGGGTCGAGATCAAGGCTTCGCGGGGGCTGGACATCAACCTTGATGGCGAGCCGCTGCAGGGCGACACCTTGCGCTTCCACGCGCGTCCGGCGGCCTTGCAGGTGCACTTGCCGGTGGACTCGCCGTTGCTCGGCGGTCGGCCTGCGGTCAGTCGTCGAGGCTGATGATGTGTTCGCGCACGGCGAACAGCACCAGGCCGGCGACATCGAAGATCTGCAGGCGTTTCATGATCTGCGAGCGGTGGGTTTCCACGGTCTTGATGCTCAGGCCCAGGCCCAGGGCGATCTCCCGGGTGGACTTGCCGCGCACGATCAGCCGCAGGATTTCCAGTTGGCGAGCGGTCAGGTTGTGGTTGTCCACCGGCTGCGGCGTGTGTTTCTGGGCCCGGGTCAGGGCCTGGGTGATCACTGTGTGGGCGATGGCCGGGCTCAGGTAGCGCTCGTTGTTGCGCAGGGCCTCCAGGGCATGTTCCAGCTCGGTGGCGGTGGTGTCCTTGAGCAGGTAGCCGTGGGCGCCGGACTCCAGGGCCTGCATGATCAGGGCCGGGTCGGTGTGCATCGACAGGATCAGGACCTTGCTTTGCGGGTGCAGCGCCTTGAGTCGGCGCAAGGCGTCGAGGCCGCCGATGCGCTTCATCGACAGGTCCAGCAGGATGATGTCCGGGCGCAGTTCCTCGACCATTTCCAGCAGGTGCGCACCGTCGTCGGCCTCGCCGATCACCGCGTATCCGGGAATGTCCATGACCAGGGCGCGCACGCCTGCCCTGATGAGCGAGTGGTCATCCACCAAGAGTAAATTACAGGTCAATGGGAAACCTTATTCGTGCTGGCCCGCTCCAGAGTGCGGGGGGCCCAGGGAAAGAGTGCTTCGATCTGGGTGCCTTGGCCGGCTTCGCTGGTGACTTTCAGCAGGCCGCCCAGCTGGTTGATTCGTTCTTGCATCCCGGCCATGCCGCGCTGACCCTGGGCCCCTGGATCGCTGGCCGGGGCGAACCCCTGACCGTCGTCGCTGATGAATAGCGAGAGGCCTTCGGGCAAGCGTTGCAGGCGCACCAGCAGATTCTTGGCCCGGGCGTGACGCAGCATGTTGGTCACGGCTTCCTGGGTGATGCGAAACGCCGCCACCGCCATCTCCTCGGGAATTCCCGTCAGGTGCTGGCGGCATTCCAGGCTCCAGTGCACCGAGGTGTTTTCCAGGGTCTTGAGCAGGTGGGCGCGCAGGCTGGCTTCCAGGCCCAGGCTGGTCAGTTGCCGGGGGTTGAGAATGGCGGACACGTCGCGGACCTTGGCCAGGGTTTCTTCCAGGGTGGTGGCGAGCACGGCGCAGGGTGGCTGCAAATCTTCCGGCAGGCGGCGCTTGAGCCAGTCGGTCTGCAACTTGGCTGCGGTCAGCAGTTGGCCGATGTCGTCGTGCAGTTCCCGGCTCAGGCGGTGGCGCTCATTCTCCTTGACCTTGAGCAGGCGCTCGGCGAGCTCCTGAGGCTGGAACCGGATGGACTTTCGCGAATAGCCGTATTGCATCCAGATGCAGGCCAGCGCCGCGACATTGACCACCAGCAGGGTCATGGGCACGGGCCTGTCCAGGCTGTAGATCAGCACATTGCCCAGGCTTGAGCAGGAGCACAGCAACAGGCTGAACCAGCGCAGGTGATCACGGGAGGGAGGCCAAGAGAAGAATGACTTGAGGCTGGCGTACATAGCGGATGGAGCCAATGAATGTTCGCTGCGAAGTGCCCGGTCAGGTATGGATGACAAGGCTTGTTTGAGAAACAGTATTATTTGAATTTCCGGCTTCGATCAATGCAGTGTGTTGGTATTGCATAAGCCGCGTAGTGACGGTCGACATTGGAATCAAAGTGCCATTATCTGGGTCCGTTTATGCGCCGCATAATACCACCGAACATACCGTTGGTCGCGTTTATACACGCAGGTATATATGTCTTGAAAGTCAGGAATAGCGGGCCCAGGCACGCTTGTGCCATTTGCTCGGCGGGCCTTTGAGAGTCAATCGCTAATAGAACTTGTCGTTGAATTTGCGTAGGCAAATATGGGCTGGAACAATAAGTCCGGACCCTGCACTAGTTGGTTTTTTTGGCAATGGTGCTGTCGTTCTTGAGTATGAAATATTCAATAACGACCCATTACTTGTCCTTGGGCCCTATGCTGTATCGATGTTCTGTGTTGGCGATCGTTGATAGCGGCTTTATCGGCCATCGGTCGGTGCAAGTGCGATTTCAATGGCTGCAGGACGGGTAGGTGCAGGTGCAGTTCTGTGTCACTTGTTGGGTCAGTTCGCCAATCAGCATGAGCTGTTCGCTGTCATCCAGATTGAGTTGGCCATTGTGCGGATCGATCAGCTCCAGTTGCCAGGCCATCAAGGTCAGGCAGCTCCTCAAGGCATCGAGGATCGGGTCGTTGAGGTCCACTGGGTGCGCGGTGCGTTTGAGCACGCCGTGGATATGCAAGGCGAATTCAGCCAGTGGGCTGATGGCGTGGCGCGCTGCGACCTGGGCCAGGGACTGCAGGCTGGCGAGCAGGCAGTTGATCGCCTCTTCGTCGTTTCTGATCAGGTGCAGATGGCTCAGGCAATCTTCCGATTTGGCCAGCAGGGCCTGGGCTTCGAGCAGGAACTCAGGCAGGGGGGGGGCGCATTCGTGGCTGTCCTTTAGCATGCTTATCTCCATGACTTCGTGTCCGATGAGGGGATAGGGCTCTGGCTGAAGGGGGTTAAGGTATGGTGCGCTTTTTCAAATTGTATATAGGATAAATCTGATTTTATTTCCCGGGTTGCAGCCGCACGCGAGAGACGATTTTCATCGTTTCCGAACGCTGCCCAAATACCGGCCACAGCCATGCGGCGCATGGGCGCTGGGGCGTGATGGGCAAGGGGGTTTAGGCTTGAAAGGGTGCTGGGCCACCTTTCTGCGGTCACAAACAAAAGCCTGACTCCGTTCATGCAATGAGAATGGCGTCACATTAATGGCTATTGGATATCGCGAATATCAGGATGGTCCTGATTGTTACTAGGGGAAACCCTTAGGTGCGGGAACTTCACGCCGTGAATAAGGTCGCGCCGTCGGAGACTGGTGTCGCTGAATTGACGGCCTCAGTAAAGCATGATGTTAATGTGACATCAATGGCTTTCATATGGCAATTTGCATGTGGGTCAAGATACGGCGCAGGCCGCCGATATCTGTCTTTAAGTGAATTCATCAGAACAAGCCCAGGAGTCATTAATGGCCGGCATTCTCGACACGGTAGATCAACGCACACAGCTGGTGGGCGAGAATCGCCTGGAAATCCTAATGTTCCGCCTGGCCGGTCGGCAGCTGTTCGCCATCAACGT
Protein-coding sequences here:
- a CDS encoding response regulator transcription factor — translated: MTCNLLLVDDHSLIRAGVRALVMDIPGYAVIGEADDGAHLLEMVEELRPDIILLDLSMKRIGGLDALRRLKALHPQSKVLILSMHTDPALIMQALESGAHGYLLKDTTATELEHALEALRNNERYLSPAIAHTVITQALTRAQKHTPQPVDNHNLTARQLEILRLIVRGKSTREIALGLGLSIKTVETHRSQIMKRLQIFDVAGLVLFAVREHIISLDD
- a CDS encoding sensor histidine kinase, with amino-acid sequence MYASLKSFFSWPPSRDHLRWFSLLLCSCSSLGNVLIYSLDRPVPMTLLVVNVAALACIWMQYGYSRKSIRFQPQELAERLLKVKENERHRLSRELHDDIGQLLTAAKLQTDWLKRRLPEDLQPPCAVLATTLEETLAKVRDVSAILNPRQLTSLGLEASLRAHLLKTLENTSVHWSLECRQHLTGIPEEMAVAAFRITQEAVTNMLRHARAKNLLVRLQRLPEGLSLFISDDGQGFAPASDPGAQGQRGMAGMQERINQLGGLLKVTSEAGQGTQIEALFPWAPRTLERASTNKVSH
- the yegS gene encoding lipid kinase YegS is translated as MSERKALLILHGKQALNDEVRAAVEAKRAEGWDLSVRLTWEAGDARRLVDEGLAAGHTRLIAGGGDGTLRDIAEALANAPNPASLVLLPLGTANDFARAAGVPLEPAAALELLEVAPRAVDLGEVGGQIFLNMATGGFGSQVTANTSEDLKKVLGGAAYLFTGLSRFAELSAAYGELQGPDFHWRGELLALGIGNGRQAGGGHELCPGALADDGLLDISILPAPQELVGTLKNLLAGGLGIDNMFVRARLPWVEIKASRGLDINLDGEPLQGDTLRFHARPAALQVHLPVDSPLLGGRPAVSRRG